In Glandiceps talaboti chromosome 16, keGlaTala1.1, whole genome shotgun sequence, a single window of DNA contains:
- the LOC144447275 gene encoding CDC42 small effector protein 2-like: MGNSKMGDTTWVCFTCCITQQPQQKRRRIDISMIGEPTNFVHTGHIGSGDVASPQGPSQIGTIQTQMKSKGGYNNISPVHVEIAVGDLPKES, from the exons ATGGGGAACTCCAAGATGGGTGATACCACATGGGTGTGTTTTACATGCTGCATTACACAACAACCACAACAG AAGAGGCGGAGGATAGATATCAGTATGATAGGAGAACCAactaattttgtacatacaggTCATATAGGGTCAGGAGATGTGGCTTCACCCCAAGGACCATCTCAA ATAGGTACAATCCAAACACAGATGAAGTCAAAAGGAGGTTATAACAATATCTCACCAGTACATGTAGAAATTGCAGTAGGGGATTTACCGAAAGAG TCATAA